From Gordonia crocea, the proteins below share one genomic window:
- the metE gene encoding 5-methyltetrahydropteroyltriglutamate--homocysteine S-methyltransferase yields the protein MSSDTTKAPDFTATVGGTARIGANRELKRAVEGYWKGQTDRSSLEAVAASLRGETSRQLRDAGFDSVPVNTFSYYDQMLDTAIMLGALAPRFAAVEDDLDRYFAAARGTAELTPLEMTKWFDTNYHYLVPELSAQTQFSLDATKVLAEYAEAANLGVAARPVVIGPITFLALAKSTDDTDPLGRIDDLLPVYEELLGALAQAGAEWVQIDEPVLVTDIIGDDAETSTAAEVAGSVYARLSAAAQRPALFVNTYFGDPGADVLAAVAGTGVEAIGVDLVYGSADTVAAVPALADKLLVAGVVNGRNIWRTDLDKALATLGTLLGSARAVAVSTSCSTLHVPYSLAPETELDDNLRGWLAFAAEKFAEVATLAAALHRGRDTVADAFEASAAALATRATDPRVHVDAVRERLAAITDDQLSRGESAGRLAAQQDRLGLPLLPTTTIGSYPQTSAIRNARAALRKGEIDEAEYNSRMRAEIDAVITLQEELGLDVLVHGEPERNDMVQYFAEQLDGFFATQNGWVQSYGTRCVRPPILFGDVVRQAPMTVDWITYAQSKTEKPVKGMLTGPVTILAWSFVRDDQPEKDSANQIALAIRDETVDLEAAGIGIIQVDEPALRELLPLRDADKPAYLRWAVDAFRLSTAGIEDTTQIHTHLCYSEFGEVIGAIADLDADVTSIEAARSAMEVLDDLNAIGFANGVGPGVYDIHSPRVPSTDEITASLQAALKAVPAQRLWVNPDCGLKTRGNEEVTASLRNLVEAAKAVRPAANA from the coding sequence ATGTCCTCGGACACCACGAAAGCACCCGATTTCACCGCGACCGTCGGCGGTACCGCGCGGATCGGAGCCAACCGCGAACTCAAGCGGGCCGTCGAAGGCTATTGGAAGGGCCAGACCGACCGGTCGTCGCTGGAGGCCGTGGCCGCCTCGCTGCGCGGCGAGACGTCGCGCCAGCTGCGCGACGCCGGTTTCGACTCGGTCCCGGTCAACACCTTCTCCTACTACGACCAGATGCTCGACACCGCGATCATGCTCGGCGCCCTGGCGCCGCGGTTCGCCGCCGTCGAGGACGACCTGGACCGCTACTTCGCGGCCGCGCGCGGCACCGCCGAGCTCACCCCGCTGGAGATGACCAAGTGGTTCGACACGAACTACCACTACCTGGTCCCCGAGCTCTCGGCGCAAACGCAGTTCTCCCTCGATGCGACCAAGGTGCTGGCCGAGTACGCCGAGGCCGCCAACCTCGGAGTGGCCGCCCGTCCGGTGGTCATCGGCCCGATCACGTTCCTGGCCCTGGCGAAGTCCACCGACGACACCGACCCGCTGGGCCGGATCGACGACCTGCTGCCGGTGTACGAGGAACTGCTGGGCGCGTTGGCCCAGGCCGGTGCCGAGTGGGTGCAGATCGACGAGCCGGTCCTGGTCACCGACATCATCGGCGATGACGCCGAGACGTCCACCGCGGCCGAGGTCGCCGGGTCGGTCTACGCACGCCTGTCGGCCGCCGCACAGCGCCCGGCCCTGTTCGTCAACACCTACTTCGGCGATCCGGGTGCCGACGTGCTCGCCGCCGTGGCCGGGACCGGCGTCGAGGCAATCGGCGTCGACCTCGTCTACGGCAGCGCCGACACGGTTGCCGCGGTTCCCGCGCTGGCCGACAAGCTGCTCGTCGCCGGCGTCGTCAACGGGCGCAACATCTGGCGCACCGACCTGGACAAGGCGCTGGCCACGCTGGGCACCCTGCTCGGGTCGGCCCGCGCGGTGGCGGTGTCCACGTCGTGCTCGACCCTGCACGTGCCGTACTCGCTGGCACCGGAAACCGAGCTGGACGACAACCTGCGCGGCTGGCTCGCCTTCGCCGCGGAGAAGTTCGCCGAGGTGGCCACCCTCGCCGCGGCCCTGCACCGTGGCCGCGACACCGTCGCCGACGCCTTCGAGGCCTCCGCCGCGGCACTGGCCACGCGGGCGACCGATCCCCGCGTGCACGTCGACGCCGTGCGCGAGCGCCTGGCGGCGATCACCGACGACCAGCTGAGCCGCGGCGAGAGCGCTGGCCGTCTGGCCGCGCAGCAGGACCGCCTCGGGCTGCCCCTGCTGCCGACGACGACCATCGGGTCCTACCCGCAGACGTCGGCGATCCGCAACGCGCGCGCCGCGCTGCGCAAGGGGGAGATCGACGAGGCCGAGTACAACTCGCGCATGCGGGCCGAGATCGACGCGGTGATCACCCTGCAGGAGGAACTCGGCCTGGACGTGCTGGTGCACGGCGAGCCCGAGCGCAACGACATGGTGCAGTACTTCGCCGAGCAGCTCGACGGGTTCTTCGCCACCCAGAACGGCTGGGTGCAGTCCTATGGCACCCGCTGCGTGCGACCGCCGATCCTGTTCGGCGACGTCGTCCGCCAGGCGCCGATGACCGTCGACTGGATCACCTATGCGCAGTCCAAGACCGAGAAGCCGGTCAAGGGCATGCTCACCGGCCCGGTGACGATCCTGGCATGGTCCTTCGTCCGCGACGACCAGCCGGAGAAGGACTCGGCGAACCAGATCGCGCTGGCCATCCGCGACGAGACCGTCGACCTCGAGGCGGCCGGCATCGGCATCATCCAGGTCGACGAGCCGGCACTGCGCGAGCTCCTTCCGCTGCGCGACGCCGACAAGCCCGCCTACCTGCGCTGGGCGGTGGACGCGTTCCGCCTCTCGACGGCCGGTATCGAGGACACCACGCAGATCCACACGCACCTGTGCTACTCGGAGTTCGGCGAGGTCATCGGTGCCATCGCCGACCTGGACGCGGATGTCACCTCGATCGAGGCGGCCCGTTCGGCGATGGAGGTCCTCGACGACCTCAACGCCATCGGCTTCGCCAACGGCGTCGGGCCGGGTGTGTATGACATCCACTCCCCGCGCGTCCCGTCCACCGACGAGATCACCGCGTCGCTGCAGGCCGCCCTCAAGGCCGTGCCCGCCCAGCGCCTGTGGGTCAACCCGGACTGCGGTTTGAAGACCCGCGGCAACGAGGAGGTCACCGCCTCGCTGCGCAACCTGGTCGAAGCCGCGAAGGCCGTTCGCCCCGCCGCAAACGCCTGA
- a CDS encoding acyltransferase family protein — protein MSASTSPRPTLLSRVCAYTAAVFPSANRVARDTPTERDRAVDVARIASLLVVMFGHCFLVLATLTGSSLWVGNVLGEMPALRPITWILQVMPLFFLAGATSAAYGLDRAAPRRQPWGLWLFTRAQRLCRPVFVYLALWSLALAATRVILGPTAGAQLGEQCVALLWFIGVYLAVLAFVPALTRLSSPRSFAVLVVALLGLAAVADAARIRFDSLVPGMPNFLIVWLIPVVIGVAYSRRYLTTATALVMAAAAFVATIVLVAAGPYELALVVTGNETMSNVTPPTLVLGLHCVWMSLLFVAAADRIGRWAQRPHVWRWVAIGNGGAMTLYLWHIPAIVAAILILHTAGLDVYSPEQAGFWPLMALRALVFAVVMTLVFAALLPVEHRRLPWWDDRVTAAGGRAVAMGALVCAGGVAILLMAKQSLGDPVGWAALVVFVVTLGSARAVASARMEPQLVRDDREYEEPLARASSAESSPVPAE, from the coding sequence ATGAGTGCGTCCACCAGCCCCCGCCCCACCCTTCTGTCCCGTGTCTGTGCGTACACGGCCGCGGTGTTCCCGTCGGCGAACCGCGTCGCCCGGGACACCCCCACCGAACGCGACCGCGCCGTCGACGTCGCCCGCATCGCGAGCCTGCTCGTCGTGATGTTCGGCCACTGCTTCCTGGTGCTGGCCACCCTCACCGGGTCGTCACTCTGGGTCGGCAACGTTCTCGGCGAGATGCCCGCGTTGCGCCCGATCACCTGGATCCTCCAGGTCATGCCGCTGTTCTTCCTCGCCGGCGCGACGTCGGCCGCTTACGGGCTGGACCGGGCCGCGCCCCGGCGCCAACCCTGGGGCCTGTGGTTGTTCACCCGCGCCCAGCGGTTGTGCCGCCCGGTGTTCGTGTACCTGGCGCTGTGGAGCCTCGCGCTGGCCGCCACCCGGGTGATCCTCGGCCCGACCGCGGGCGCCCAGCTCGGCGAGCAGTGCGTGGCGCTGTTGTGGTTCATCGGCGTCTACCTGGCCGTCCTCGCCTTCGTCCCGGCGCTGACCCGGTTGTCGTCGCCGAGGTCCTTCGCCGTGCTGGTCGTGGCCCTGCTCGGGCTCGCCGCGGTGGCCGATGCCGCCCGCATCCGTTTCGACAGCCTGGTGCCCGGGATGCCCAACTTCTTGATCGTGTGGCTGATTCCGGTCGTCATCGGCGTGGCCTACTCGCGCCGCTACCTGACCACCGCGACGGCCCTGGTGATGGCGGCCGCCGCGTTCGTCGCCACCATCGTGCTGGTGGCGGCCGGCCCCTACGAGCTCGCGCTGGTCGTCACCGGCAACGAGACCATGTCCAACGTCACCCCGCCCACCCTGGTGCTGGGTCTGCACTGCGTGTGGATGAGCCTGCTGTTCGTCGCGGCGGCCGACCGGATCGGCCGGTGGGCGCAGCGCCCGCACGTCTGGCGATGGGTGGCGATCGGCAACGGCGGCGCGATGACGCTGTACCTGTGGCACATCCCCGCGATCGTCGCGGCAATCCTGATCCTGCACACCGCCGGGTTGGACGTCTACTCCCCCGAGCAAGCCGGGTTCTGGCCGTTGATGGCACTGCGCGCCCTGGTGTTCGCGGTCGTCATGACCCTGGTCTTCGCCGCACTGCTGCCGGTCGAACACCGCCGCCTGCCTTGGTGGGACGACCGCGTCACCGCCGCCGGCGGCCGTGCCGTCGCCATGGGCGCGCTGGTCTGCGCCGGTGGCGTGGCCATCCTGCTGATGGCCAAGCAGAGCCTGGGCGACCCGGTGGGCTGGGCCGCGCTCGTCGTCTTCGTCGTCACGCTGGGTTCGGCACGGGCCGTGGCGTCGGCTAGGATGGAACCGCAATTGGTCCGCGATGACCGCGAGTATGAGGAGCCCCTGGCCCGCGCGTCATCCGCCGAGTCGTCACCGGTCCCCGCCGAGTAG
- a CDS encoding acetyl/propionyl/methylcrotonyl-CoA carboxylase subunit alpha, translating to MPTNARITKVLIANRGEIAVRVIRAARDAGITSVAVYAEPDADAMFVQLADEAFALGGQTSAESYLVFDKLLDAAKKSGADAIHPGYGFLSENAEFAQAVIDAGLIWIGPSPESIRNLGDKVTARHIAERAKAPMAAGTKDPVKDAGEVVAFAQEYGVPVAIKAAFGGGGRGMKVAHTIEEIPELFESATREAVAAFGRGECFVEQYLDKARHVEAQVIADQHGNVVVAGTRDCSLQRRFQKLVEEAPAPFLTDDQRNRIHSSAKAICREAGYYGAGTVEYLVQGDTVSFLEVNTRLQVEHPVTEETAGIDLVRQQFRIAEGEELSITEDPTPRGHSFEFRINGEDAGRGFLPAPGPISTYREPSGPGVRVDSGVRQGDVIGGQFDSMLAKLIVTGENRTQALERARRALDEFEVDGLATVIPFHRHIVSNPAFIGDGESFEVYTKWIETEWDNPIEAFGGNAALDEDDSLPRQKVVVEIDGRRVEVSLPGDLAIGENGVRTGAVRRKPKSRTRTKGGASGQSGDTISAPMQGTVVKVAVEEGQEVAEGDLVVVLEAMKMENPVNAHKSGTVTGLSVSAGDAVTQGTLLLEIK from the coding sequence GTGCCCACTAACGCCAGGATCACCAAAGTCCTCATCGCCAACCGCGGCGAGATCGCTGTCCGAGTCATTCGCGCAGCGCGCGACGCCGGAATCACCAGCGTCGCCGTCTACGCCGAACCGGATGCGGACGCGATGTTCGTCCAGCTCGCCGACGAGGCGTTCGCGCTGGGCGGGCAGACTTCGGCCGAGTCCTACCTGGTGTTCGACAAGCTCCTCGACGCCGCGAAGAAGTCGGGCGCCGACGCTATCCACCCGGGCTACGGCTTCCTCTCCGAGAACGCCGAGTTCGCGCAGGCCGTCATCGACGCCGGGCTCATCTGGATCGGCCCGTCGCCCGAGTCGATCCGCAACCTCGGTGACAAGGTGACCGCGCGCCACATCGCCGAACGGGCGAAGGCCCCGATGGCCGCGGGCACCAAGGACCCGGTGAAGGACGCCGGCGAGGTGGTCGCATTCGCGCAGGAGTACGGCGTGCCGGTGGCCATCAAGGCGGCCTTCGGCGGTGGTGGCCGCGGCATGAAGGTCGCCCACACCATCGAGGAGATCCCCGAACTCTTCGAGTCGGCGACCCGCGAAGCGGTGGCCGCCTTCGGCCGCGGCGAGTGCTTCGTCGAGCAGTACCTCGACAAGGCCCGCCACGTGGAGGCCCAGGTCATCGCCGACCAGCACGGCAACGTCGTCGTCGCCGGCACCCGCGACTGTTCGTTGCAGCGCCGCTTCCAGAAGCTCGTCGAGGAGGCCCCCGCGCCGTTCCTCACCGACGACCAGCGCAACCGCATCCACTCCTCGGCCAAGGCCATCTGCCGTGAGGCCGGCTACTACGGCGCCGGCACCGTCGAGTACCTCGTCCAGGGGGACACCGTCTCCTTCCTCGAGGTCAACACCCGCCTGCAGGTCGAGCACCCGGTCACCGAGGAGACCGCCGGGATCGACCTGGTCCGCCAGCAGTTCCGCATCGCCGAGGGCGAGGAACTGAGCATCACCGAGGATCCGACCCCCCGCGGCCACTCCTTCGAGTTCCGCATCAACGGCGAGGACGCCGGCCGCGGCTTCCTCCCCGCCCCCGGCCCGATCAGCACCTACCGCGAGCCCTCCGGGCCGGGTGTGCGCGTGGACTCCGGCGTGCGGCAGGGCGACGTCATTGGCGGCCAGTTCGACTCGATGCTCGCCAAGCTGATCGTCACCGGCGAGAACCGCACGCAGGCCCTCGAGCGCGCCCGCCGCGCCCTCGACGAGTTCGAGGTCGACGGCTTGGCGACGGTCATCCCGTTCCACCGCCACATCGTCAGCAACCCCGCCTTCATCGGCGACGGGGAGTCCTTCGAGGTCTACACCAAGTGGATCGAGACCGAGTGGGACAACCCGATCGAGGCATTCGGCGGCAACGCAGCCCTCGACGAGGACGATTCCCTGCCGCGCCAGAAGGTCGTCGTCGAGATCGACGGCCGCCGCGTGGAGGTGTCGCTGCCCGGCGACCTCGCCATCGGCGAGAACGGCGTCCGGACCGGCGCCGTGCGCCGCAAGCCCAAGTCGCGCACCCGCACCAAGGGCGGCGCGAGCGGCCAGTCCGGCGACACGATCTCCGCGCCGATGCAGGGCACCGTCGTCAAGGTCGCCGTCGAGGAGGGCCAGGAGGTCGCCGAAGGCGATCTGGTCGTCGTGCTCGAGGCGATGAAGATGGAGAACCCGGTCAACGCACACAAGTCGGGGACCGTCACCGGACTCTCGGTCAGCGCCGGCGACGCCGTCACCCAGGGCACCCTCCTGCTCGAGATCAAGTAG
- a CDS encoding condensation domain-containing protein, producing MDFLQILDLPLAPGGLVEWTPKLPGPSSLHADPRPTSHNHERHLCEAVAYQRETGHTGGRESWLGVAIEFDEPLSIPAIRSALTAWIDRHEVLRSHVLISGDLEHPQLRRYTADPGSVSLKMSRIGWYHDPTLLVEQIAGWFDRSTAPVRWPAYCFATVGREHSFTLLFAGDHSLLDGYSLIMLVSQLRAHYHAAVVELGRTTRTAATPLIPAATVGSYIDFSATERDEADGSDASHPAVDAWASFLAEGMPRYPTLPLDDPAAHPARAHEQVHGFAVGGYEEGSEAAAEAQPQQSLYALLADDTTTNEFTAVCAEAGTTLFAGVMAALAFASYERTGSTRFRAVLPRHTRHEPQWQTALGWFVSLSPFELDLTGVTTFAQLSIRASAELRRGRIAASLPLLRVAQIVHAVDSPQFVISFLDSRGAPGAAADDAGAARVLRSHRYADDEVYLWVNRTPAGLRLSARYPADLDADVRGFASAISDLIADVAARSSWHDRGFALDR from the coding sequence ATGGATTTCCTCCAGATCCTCGATCTGCCGCTGGCCCCGGGCGGACTCGTGGAGTGGACCCCGAAGCTGCCGGGCCCGTCGTCGTTGCACGCCGATCCACGGCCGACCTCGCACAACCACGAACGCCACCTGTGCGAGGCCGTGGCCTACCAGCGGGAGACCGGGCACACCGGCGGTCGCGAGTCCTGGCTCGGGGTGGCGATCGAATTCGACGAGCCGCTGTCCATCCCGGCCATCCGGTCGGCACTCACCGCGTGGATCGACCGGCATGAGGTGCTGCGCTCCCACGTCCTGATCTCCGGCGACCTGGAGCACCCGCAGCTGCGCCGCTACACCGCCGATCCGGGCTCGGTGTCGCTGAAGATGAGCCGGATCGGCTGGTATCACGACCCGACGCTGCTGGTGGAGCAGATCGCGGGTTGGTTCGACCGCAGCACCGCCCCGGTGCGGTGGCCGGCGTACTGCTTCGCCACGGTGGGCCGGGAACACTCGTTCACCCTGCTGTTCGCGGGCGACCACTCACTCCTTGACGGCTATTCGCTGATCATGCTGGTGTCGCAACTGCGCGCCCACTACCACGCGGCCGTCGTGGAGCTGGGCCGCACCACGCGGACCGCCGCCACCCCGCTCATCCCGGCCGCGACCGTCGGCAGCTACATCGACTTCAGCGCCACCGAACGCGACGAGGCCGACGGGTCCGACGCCTCCCACCCGGCCGTCGACGCGTGGGCCTCCTTCCTCGCCGAGGGGATGCCGCGCTATCCGACGCTGCCCCTCGACGATCCGGCCGCCCACCCCGCCCGGGCGCACGAGCAAGTCCACGGATTCGCCGTCGGCGGCTACGAGGAAGGATCGGAGGCCGCCGCCGAGGCGCAACCCCAGCAGTCCCTCTACGCGCTGCTGGCCGACGACACGACGACCAACGAGTTCACCGCGGTCTGCGCCGAGGCGGGGACGACGCTGTTCGCCGGGGTGATGGCCGCGCTGGCCTTCGCCTCCTACGAGCGCACCGGGTCGACCCGGTTCCGCGCGGTCTTGCCCCGACACACCCGGCACGAACCGCAATGGCAAACCGCACTGGGCTGGTTCGTGTCGTTGTCGCCGTTCGAGTTGGACCTCACCGGCGTGACGACCTTCGCCCAACTCTCGATCCGCGCCTCGGCAGAGTTGCGCCGCGGACGGATCGCCGCGTCACTCCCGCTGCTGCGGGTGGCGCAGATCGTCCACGCGGTGGACTCGCCCCAGTTCGTCATCTCTTTCCTCGACAGCCGCGGGGCACCGGGTGCCGCGGCCGACGACGCCGGTGCGGCCCGAGTCCTGCGCTCGCACCGCTACGCCGACGACGAGGTGTACCTCTGGGTCAACCGCACCCCGGCCGGATTGCGGTTGTCGGCGCGCTACCCCGCCGACCTCGATGCGGATGTCCGCGGATTCGCCTCTGCCATTTCCGATCTCATCGCCGATGTCGCGGCGCGCAGCTCGTGGCACGACCGAGGGTTCGCTCTGGACCGCTAG
- a CDS encoding SufE family protein has protein sequence MTGLPAPLAEIVDDFTALSESDRATLLLEFADDLPPLPEHLAPEAMEPVPECQSPIFLSVDASDRGAVRLYFSAPREAPTTRGFAAILHQGLDGQPAEVITAVPADFGHELGLASVVSPLRLRGLAGMLARIKAAIARAG, from the coding sequence GTGACCGGTCTGCCCGCGCCGCTCGCCGAGATCGTCGACGACTTCACCGCCCTGTCCGAGTCGGACCGGGCGACGCTGCTGCTGGAGTTCGCCGACGACTTGCCGCCGCTGCCCGAGCACCTGGCGCCCGAGGCGATGGAACCGGTGCCCGAGTGCCAGTCGCCGATCTTCCTCTCGGTCGATGCGTCTGACCGCGGCGCGGTGCGGCTCTATTTCAGTGCCCCCCGCGAGGCCCCGACGACGCGCGGTTTCGCGGCGATCCTGCACCAGGGCCTCGACGGCCAGCCCGCCGAGGTGATCACCGCGGTGCCGGCCGACTTCGGCCACGAGCTCGGGCTCGCATCGGTGGTGTCGCCGCTGCGACTGCGCGGCCTGGCCGGGATGTTGGCGCGCATCAAGGCCGCCATCGCCCGCGCCGGGTAA
- a CDS encoding sulfurtransferase has protein sequence MGVELDPNLAFADYAHPERLVSTAWLASRLGTPGLKVIESDEDVLLYDIGHIPTAQKVDWHLHLNDPVTRDYINGEQFAELMRSKGISRDDTVVIYGDKSNWWAAYALWVFTLFGHPDVRLLDGGRDAWFAEDRDTSFDVPEFPRSDYPVVERHDSAIRAYADQVLDILGRQPLIDVRSPQEYTGERTHMPDYPEEGALRGGHIPTAVSIPWAKAAAPDGRFRSRAELEEVYAGFDPATPTVAYCRIGERSSHTWFVLTHLLGFDKVRNYDGSWTEWGNRVRVPIAVGEEPGTIGGSGAP, from the coding sequence ATGGGTGTTGAACTCGACCCGAATCTGGCTTTCGCCGACTACGCCCACCCGGAGCGGTTGGTCAGCACCGCATGGCTCGCGTCGCGGCTCGGAACCCCCGGCCTGAAGGTCATCGAGTCCGACGAGGACGTGCTGCTCTACGACATCGGCCACATCCCGACGGCGCAGAAGGTCGACTGGCACCTCCACCTCAACGACCCGGTCACCCGCGACTACATCAACGGCGAGCAGTTCGCCGAACTGATGCGGTCCAAGGGCATCAGCCGCGACGACACCGTCGTCATCTACGGCGACAAGTCCAACTGGTGGGCCGCCTATGCCCTGTGGGTGTTCACGCTGTTCGGCCATCCCGACGTCCGCCTGCTCGACGGCGGCCGCGACGCCTGGTTCGCCGAGGACCGCGACACCTCCTTCGACGTCCCGGAGTTCCCGCGCAGCGATTACCCGGTCGTCGAGCGCCACGACTCGGCGATCCGCGCCTATGCCGACCAGGTGCTCGACATCCTCGGCCGGCAGCCGCTCATCGACGTCCGATCGCCGCAGGAGTACACCGGCGAGCGCACGCACATGCCCGACTACCCCGAAGAGGGCGCGCTGCGCGGCGGACACATCCCGACGGCGGTCTCCATCCCGTGGGCCAAGGCCGCCGCGCCCGACGGCCGGTTCCGGTCGCGCGCCGAGCTGGAGGAGGTCTACGCCGGCTTCGACCCGGCGACCCCGACGGTCGCCTACTGCCGCATCGGCGAGCGCTCGAGCCACACGTGGTTCGTGCTCACCCACCTCCTCGGCTTCGACAAGGTCCGCAACTACGACGGTTCTTGGACCGAGTGGGGCAACCGGGTGCGCGTGCCGATCGCCGTCGGCGAGGAGCCGGGCACGATCGGCGGGTCTGGCGCCCCGTGA
- a CDS encoding Maf family protein, protein MTGAPAVILGSASPARLRVLRQAGVHPDVLVADIDEDALAEKLAAAPPTEIVTRLAVAKADALIPRVTASDAVLLTCDSMLHINGTLVGKPHTAEVARARWQEMSGGSGVLLTGHCVTRVVDGAPVAQAVDCESTQIRFGTVDSAAVDAYVATGEPLAVAGSFTLDGYGGWFVDGIDGDPSSVIGISLPLTRRLLARIDVDVTALWSSPSR, encoded by the coding sequence GTGACCGGCGCCCCGGCGGTCATCCTCGGTTCCGCCTCGCCGGCCCGGCTGCGCGTCCTGCGGCAAGCCGGCGTGCACCCCGACGTCCTCGTCGCCGACATCGACGAGGATGCGTTGGCCGAGAAGCTGGCCGCCGCCCCGCCGACCGAGATCGTCACCCGGCTCGCCGTCGCCAAAGCCGACGCCCTGATCCCCCGGGTGACGGCATCCGACGCAGTCCTGCTGACCTGCGACTCGATGCTGCACATCAACGGCACCCTCGTCGGCAAGCCGCACACCGCCGAGGTGGCCCGAGCGCGGTGGCAGGAGATGTCGGGCGGATCGGGCGTGCTGCTGACCGGGCACTGCGTGACGCGCGTCGTCGACGGGGCACCGGTGGCGCAGGCAGTGGACTGCGAGTCGACGCAGATCCGATTCGGCACCGTCGACTCCGCCGCCGTCGACGCCTATGTGGCGACCGGGGAGCCCCTCGCCGTCGCCGGATCGTTCACCCTCGACGGCTATGGCGGTTGGTTCGTCGACGGCATTGACGGGGACCCCTCGTCGGTGATCGGGATCAGCCTTCCCCTCACCCGCCGCTTGCTCGCGCGGATCGACGTCGACGTCACCGCGCTGTGGTCGTCGCCGTCGCGGTAG
- a CDS encoding acyl-CoA carboxylase subunit epsilon — translation MSDAAKNDAEKKPLLTVVKGNPTATELAALTAVVVARASGGAGESRPAVRNDWGRPVDRLRRNWASPTSFYHELW, via the coding sequence ATGAGTGACGCCGCCAAGAACGATGCCGAGAAGAAGCCGCTGCTGACGGTGGTCAAGGGCAACCCGACGGCCACCGAGCTCGCCGCTCTCACCGCCGTCGTGGTCGCGCGCGCCTCCGGCGGCGCCGGCGAATCCCGCCCGGCGGTCCGCAACGACTGGGGCCGCCCGGTCGACCGGCTGCGCCGCAACTGGGCCTCGCCGACCAGCTTCTACCACGAACTCTGGTGA